A single region of the Raphanus sativus cultivar WK10039 chromosome 1, ASM80110v3, whole genome shotgun sequence genome encodes:
- the LOC108857745 gene encoding berberine bridge enzyme-like 8, which yields MKRSRTTLLALIFFIVIIWQSNSSLANSETFTQCLTSNSDPQHPISSAVIFPGNSSYSSVLEAYIRNLRFNTSTTPKPFLIIAATHESHVQAAVTCGRRHNLQMKTRSGGHDYDGLSYVTYSGKPFFVLDMFNLRSVDVDLASKTAWVQSGAILGEVYYYIWEKSKTLAYPAGICPTVGVGGHVSGGGYGNLMRKYGLTVDNTIDARMVDVNGNILDRKVMGEDLYWAINGGGGGSFGVVLAYKINLVEVPENVTVFRVSRTLEQNATEIVHKWQQVASVLPDELFIRLVIDVVNGTVSSQKTVRASFVGMFLGDATTLLSILNRRLPELGLVRSDCTETSWIQSVLFWTNIRVGTPETVLLQRNQTVNYLKRKSDYVREPISRTGLESIWKKMIELEIPTMAFNPYGGMMGRVPSTATPFPYRAGNLWKIQYGANWREDRLTNRYLELTRELYRFMTPFVSKNPRQSYFNYRDVDLGINSHDGVVRSYVEGERYGRKYFNGNFERLVKIKTRVDSGNFFRNEQSIPVKP from the exons ATGAAACGTTCAAGAACAACGTTGCTAGCTTTGATCTTCTTCATTGTCATCATATGGCAATCAAACTCATCATTAGCAAACTCCGAGACTTTCACACAATGCCTAACGTCAAACTCCGACCCCCAACATCCCATCTCCTCCGCCGTGATCTTCCCCGGAAACAGCTCCTACTCCTCCGTACTAGAAGCCTACATCCGTAACCTACGGTTCAACACCTCCACAACCCCAAAACCCTTCCTTATAATCGCCGCAACACACGAATCACACGTTCAAGCCGCAGTTACTTGTGGCCGACGTCACAACCTCCAGATGAAAACCAGAAGCGGCGGCCACGACTACGACGGCTTGTCATACGTGACGTACTCTGGGAAGCCGTTCTTTGTCCTCGATATGTTTAATCTCCGGTCGGTTGATGTTGACCTAGCGAGTAAAACCGCGTGGGTCCAAAGCGGTGCCATTCTCGGAGAAGTTTATTACTATATATGGGAGAAAAGCAAAACCCTAGCTTATCCGGCAGGGATTTGTCCGACGGTTGGTGTTGGTGGCCATGTTAGCGGGGGAGGGTACGGTAACTTGATGAGGAAGTACGGTCTCACCGTCGATAACACTATCGATGCAAGAATGGTCGACGTCAATG gaaatattttggatagaaAAGTGATGGGAGAGGACCTCTACTGGGCAAtcaacggaggaggaggaggaagcttCGGCGTCGTTTTGGCCTACAAAATAAACCTCGTCGAAGTCCCCGAAAACGTCACCGTTTTTAGAGTCTCCCGGACGTTGGAGCAAAACGCGACGGAGATCGTTCACAAGTGGCAACAAGTAGCTTCGGTGCTTCCCGACGAGCTCTTCATAAGACTAGTCATTGACGTAGTAAACGGTACCGTTTCCTCTCAAAAGACCGTTAGGGCATCTTTCGTAGGCATGTTCCTGGGAGACGCAACGACGCTTCTGTCTATATTAAACCGGAGATTACCAGAATTGGGACTGGTCCGATCCGACTGTACCGAGACGAGCTGGATCCAATCGGTTCTTTTCTGGACTAATATCCGAGTTGGTACGCCGGAGACAGTTCTACTCCAGAGGAACCAGACCGTGAATTATCTCAAGAGGAAGTCCGATTACGTCCGTGAACCGATTTCAAGAACCGGTTTAGAATCTATCTGGAAGAAGATGATCGAGCTTGAGATTCCTACGATGGCTTTCAATCCATACGGCGGCATGATGGGGAGGGTTCCGTCGACAGCAACTCCGTTCCCGTACAGAGCAGGGAATCTCTGGAAGATTCAGTACGGTGCGAACTGGAGAGAAGATAGGCTGACGAACCGGTATTTGGAGCTGACGAGGGAGCTGTACCGGTTCATGACTCCTTTTGTTTCCAAGAATCCGAGACAGTCGTACTTTAACTATCGGGATGTTGACTTGGGGATTAATTCTCACGACGGAGTTGTCCGGAGCTACGTGGAAGGTGAACGTTACGGGAGGAAATATTTCAACGGGAATTTCGAGAGGTTGGTGAAGATCAAGACGAGAGTTGACAGTGGGAACTTCTTCAGGAACGAACAGAGTATTCCTGTGAAACCATAG
- the LOC108859358 gene encoding berberine bridge enzyme-like 9 — protein MKSPTIKTLIISVFLFTIPTSLASPPTVDNVFKQCLIDFKPSNPNSPIQNFTYTPQNPKFLTILNNYVRNLRYFNNTTRKPITIVAAADVTHIQATITCSKKLGLQLRIRSGGHDYDGLSYLSTVDFVVLDMFNLRSIEFDPKVETAWVQSGATLGEIYYGVANKSNDHRGFPAGICPGLGAGGHFSGGGYGNMMRKYGLSIDNIIDAKIVDAKGRVLDRSSMGEDLFWALRGGGAASFCVVLAWKIKLVPVPEKVTVFNVETVGNRGGVNTTELVVKWQEIADKIDHSLFIRLTLSTSNKTVKASFMGMFLGDSSRLLGIMNKEFPELGLNKTECIEMKWIESVLFWLSIPPGTAPTSVMLNRIPQKQIYLKRKSDYVQKPISRTGLDAIFKVLLENENVTMAWNPYGGRMSEIPSTETAFPHRAGNMFKIQYAANWFVPGEEVANECLSQTERVFEAMGPYVSKNPREAFLNYRDVDIGTSLNSTYEEGKVYGMKYFKNNFERLVSVKGRVDPDNFFRYEQSIPVPSSH, from the coding sequence ATGAAATCTCCAACAATCAAAACCCTGATTATTTCTGTTTTTCTCTTTACAATCCCAACATCATTGGCATCACCACCAACAGTTGACAACGTTTTCAAACAATGCCTCATCGATTTTAAACCCTCAAATCCGAATTCCCCTATTCAAAACTTCACATACACTCCACAAAACCCTAAGTTCCTCACAATCCTAAACAACTACGTCCGTAACCTCCGTTACTTCAACAACACGACACGTAAACCTATCACTATTGTAGCTGCCGCCGATGTCACTCACATCCAGGCTACGATCACCTGCTCCAAGAAACTTGGCCTTCAGCTCCGGATCCGCAGTGGAGGCCATGACTATGACGGGTTGTCATACTTATCAACAGTAGATTTCGTTGTCCTAGACATGTTCAACCTCCGGTCTATCGAGTTCGATCCTAAAGTTGAAACGGCGTGGGTCCAATCCGGTGCTACGCTTGGAGAGATCTACTACGGAGTGGCCAACAAAAGCAATGATCACCGTGGATTTCCCGCCGGAATCTGCCCCGGGTTAGGCGCTGGTGGACATTTTAGCGGCGGTGGTTACGGGAACATGATGAGAAAATACGGTTTATCGATCGATAACATTATAGACGCTAAGATCGTTGATGCCAAGGGGAGAGTCTTGGACCGGAGCTCAATGGGAGAAGATCTTTTCTGGGCCTTACGTGGAGGTGGAGCGGCTAGTTTCTGTGTTGTCTTAGCCTGGAAGATCAAGCTTGTTCCGGTTCCAGAGAAGGTCACGGTCTTTAACGTAGAAACCGTCGGAAATAGAGGTGGCGTGAACACCACGGAACTTGTAGTGAAGTGGCAAGAGATCGCAGACAAGATCGACCATAGTCTGTTCATTAGGTTAACTTTAAGCACAAGCAACAAAACTGTGAAGGCTTCGTTCATGGGAATGTTCCTCGGAGATTCGTCTAGGCTTCTAGGAATCATGAACAAGGAGTTCCCGGAGCTTGGTCTGAACAAAACAGAATGTATTGAAATGAAATGGATTGAATCGGTTTTGTTCTGGCTCAGTATCCCACCCGGTACAGCACCAACATCGGTTATGCTAAACCGGATCCCGCAAAAGCAAATCTATCTCAAGAGAAAATCTGATTACGTCCAAAAGCCGATATCAAGAACCGGTTTAGATGCGATATTCAAGGTTCTGTTAGAGAACGAGAACGTGACAATGGCTTGGAACCCGTACGGAGGGAGGATGAGCGAGATTCCATCGACCGAGACAGCGTTTCCTCATCGAGCAGGCAACATGTTCAAGATCCAGTACGCGGCAAACTGGTTCGTGCCAGGGGAAGAAGTGGCTAACGAATGCTTGAGCCAGACGGAGAGAGTTTTCGAAGCAATGGGGCCTTACGTGTCAAAGAACCCAAGAGAGGCGTTTTTGAACTATAGAGACGTGGACATTGGCACGAGCTTGAATTCAACGTACGAGGAAGGGAAAGTGTATGGGATGAAGTATTTTAAGAATAACTTCGAGAGATTGGTTAGTGTGAAGGGTAGAGTTGATCCCGACAACTTTTTCCGGTACGAGCAGAGCATTCCTGTTCCCTCGAGCCACTAG